The following proteins are co-located in the Desulfurococcus amylolyticus Z-533 genome:
- the ileS gene encoding isoleucine--tRNA ligase, with protein MSGNTEWLLQGGYKPRDVEEKVLGFWESMNIYRLVKKENESHTKRFNFIDGPPYPSGEIPHIGTAWNKTLKDAVLRYKRMKGFRVYDIPGYDCHGLPIEVKVEQKLGVSVKKEIEEKIGVERFIEECKRLALSNAKAMTKWFKELGVFMDWDNPYLTLRDKYIEAEWWLIKKAHEAGLLEEEYRVVHWCPRCSTTLAEYELEYHELEDPSIYVKFKVEGKENEYLVIWTTTPWTLPANTFVMIHPDEDYVKAVVGGETWILAKKRLEAVMREAGVKEYQVVEEAKGYQLVGLRYSHPLTDIVPLQEKLREYHVVLPAPEFVTMYEGTGLVHAAPGHGFEDFIVARRNNIEFVASPIDDEGRFTSEAGKYAGLHAREANNVIIEDLRARNALVNASTIVHKYPVCWRCKTPVVMRATRQWVIKVSKLKEKLREEVNGVKWIPEWARSRIESMIDNLQDWLVSRQRYWGTPLPIWECPNKHRIVIGSIRELLEYGGEKPEELHRPWIDKVVLKCPYCGLEMHRVPDVIDVWLDSGVAFYAAKGHPGNLSLEDIILDFIVEGHDQTRGWFFSLLRAGVLGFNKSPYKIVLVHGFMLDEKGREMHKSLGNYVGTDEAIAKVGRDPLRLWLASNTIWEDARFSWKSLEDALKDLSILWNVAVFAYTYMSLDRFNPGEYSLEKVAGYLRIEDKWILSRINTLIKKVTELMDSYELYIAVRLIREFFIEDLSHWYIRLIRPRVWVEENTGDKLAAYAVLYYVLDRVVRLLAPFTPFISEYIYQALMKPVYGKQSVHLLEFPETDSSLIDEGLEKEMDILRKIYETAGAARMKQGIKFRQPVKRLIVYTDRKEIVEAVSRNMELVKAITNSKEVLVEPLRLMGEIVRYKVEPVYKSIGPRYKSLTKQVLRYIEENQERIAFDILNNGKHEADVNGLRIILTKDDVVITPYYIEGYSVEDAEWGSVAIDTVLSEGEIAEGIARDLVRRIQVMRKMLNLQLDARIKTTIMTPPDKMQLVEKMSSYIMNETRSIELKIMPGYNGRDSLRGFTQSWDINDEEYIIGIEVV; from the coding sequence ATGAGTGGAAACACAGAGTGGCTTTTACAGGGGGGTTATAAGCCCCGGGATGTCGAGGAAAAAGTACTTGGATTCTGGGAATCCATGAATATTTACAGGCTCGTTAAAAAGGAGAATGAGTCTCATACTAAGAGATTCAATTTCATTGATGGCCCACCCTATCCCTCAGGTGAAATACCGCATATTGGCACAGCATGGAATAAGACGCTTAAGGATGCCGTATTAAGATACAAGAGGATGAAGGGTTTTAGAGTATATGACATACCCGGGTACGATTGCCATGGATTACCAATAGAGGTAAAAGTAGAGCAGAAACTCGGTGTAAGTGTTAAGAAGGAGATCGAGGAAAAGATAGGTGTCGAACGCTTCATAGAGGAGTGTAAGAGGCTTGCCCTCTCCAATGCTAAGGCTATGACTAAATGGTTTAAAGAACTCGGTGTCTTCATGGACTGGGATAATCCATACCTGACTCTGAGAGACAAGTATATCGAGGCAGAGTGGTGGCTCATAAAGAAAGCTCATGAAGCCGGACTTCTTGAAGAAGAATATAGGGTAGTGCATTGGTGCCCTAGGTGTTCGACAACCCTGGCGGAGTACGAGTTAGAATACCATGAACTAGAGGATCCAAGCATATATGTGAAGTTCAAAGTTGAGGGCAAGGAGAACGAGTACTTGGTGATTTGGACGACTACGCCATGGACTCTCCCAGCCAATACCTTCGTAATGATTCACCCTGATGAAGACTATGTAAAAGCCGTGGTTGGCGGAGAAACATGGATCCTAGCCAAGAAGAGACTTGAAGCAGTGATGCGTGAAGCCGGTGTAAAGGAATACCAGGTCGTAGAGGAGGCGAAGGGGTATCAGTTGGTCGGGTTAAGATATAGCCACCCACTCACCGATATTGTGCCTCTACAGGAGAAGCTGAGGGAATACCATGTAGTATTGCCGGCCCCGGAGTTCGTGACAATGTATGAGGGTACAGGGTTAGTGCATGCTGCGCCAGGTCATGGTTTCGAGGACTTCATTGTAGCTAGGAGGAATAATATCGAGTTTGTTGCAAGTCCGATCGATGATGAGGGCAGGTTTACTAGTGAGGCGGGTAAATATGCGGGTCTTCATGCTAGGGAAGCTAATAACGTGATAATAGAGGATCTAAGGGCTAGAAACGCGCTTGTAAACGCGTCAACCATAGTGCACAAGTATCCTGTGTGCTGGAGGTGTAAGACACCAGTTGTCATGAGGGCTACGAGGCAATGGGTGATTAAAGTATCCAAGCTGAAGGAGAAGTTGAGAGAGGAAGTGAATGGTGTTAAATGGATCCCTGAGTGGGCTCGGAGCAGGATAGAATCCATGATTGATAACCTGCAGGACTGGTTGGTTTCAAGGCAGAGGTATTGGGGTACCCCGCTACCTATATGGGAATGTCCGAACAAGCATAGAATAGTTATCGGGAGCATCAGGGAGCTGCTAGAGTATGGTGGTGAGAAGCCAGAGGAGCTCCATAGACCATGGATTGATAAAGTAGTTTTAAAGTGTCCCTACTGTGGCTTAGAGATGCATCGCGTCCCAGACGTTATCGACGTGTGGCTTGATAGTGGTGTAGCATTTTACGCTGCTAAAGGACATCCAGGAAACTTGAGTCTTGAAGATATAATACTAGACTTTATAGTAGAGGGACACGATCAGACCAGGGGATGGTTTTTCTCCCTGTTAAGGGCCGGTGTTCTAGGCTTTAACAAGTCTCCATATAAGATAGTGCTGGTCCATGGCTTCATGTTGGATGAGAAAGGTAGGGAGATGCATAAGAGCCTAGGGAATTATGTTGGCACGGATGAGGCAATCGCCAAGGTTGGGAGGGATCCGCTTAGACTATGGCTGGCTAGTAACACGATATGGGAGGATGCAAGGTTCTCGTGGAAGAGCTTGGAGGACGCCTTAAAGGATCTCTCAATACTGTGGAATGTAGCAGTATTTGCATACACCTACATGAGCTTGGACAGGTTTAACCCAGGAGAATACAGCCTAGAGAAAGTTGCCGGGTACTTGAGAATAGAGGATAAGTGGATACTTAGCAGGATAAACACGCTTATTAAGAAAGTCACGGAGCTGATGGATTCATATGAGCTATATATAGCCGTAAGGCTGATCAGAGAGTTCTTTATAGAAGATCTTAGCCACTGGTATATAAGGTTGATTAGGCCGCGTGTATGGGTCGAGGAAAACACCGGTGATAAACTGGCAGCTTACGCGGTGTTATACTATGTGTTAGATAGGGTTGTAAGGCTATTAGCGCCATTCACCCCATTCATATCCGAGTATATTTATCAGGCGTTAATGAAGCCTGTTTACGGAAAGCAATCAGTACATCTTCTTGAATTCCCAGAGACAGATTCAAGCTTAATAGATGAAGGGTTAGAGAAGGAGATGGATATATTGAGGAAAATATATGAGACAGCTGGAGCAGCCAGGATGAAGCAGGGTATAAAGTTCCGTCAGCCAGTTAAGAGGCTCATAGTGTATACAGACCGGAAGGAAATAGTTGAAGCCGTATCTAGAAATATGGAGCTTGTAAAAGCCATCACGAATTCTAAGGAAGTGTTGGTCGAACCCCTCAGGCTCATGGGTGAAATAGTTAGGTATAAGGTTGAGCCAGTATACAAGAGTATTGGTCCAAGGTATAAGTCCCTCACTAAACAAGTATTGAGATACATTGAGGAGAACCAAGAGAGAATAGCCTTTGACATACTTAACAATGGTAAGCATGAGGCAGATGTAAACGGGTTGAGAATAATTTTAACAAAGGATGATGTAGTGATAACGCCCTACTACATCGAGGGGTATAGTGTAGAGGATGCCGAGTGGGGCAGTGTTGCGATCGACACAGTGTTAAGTGAGGGGGAGATAGCGGAGGGAATAGCCAGAGATCTCGTCAGGAGGATACAGGTGATGAGGAAAATGCTTAACCTACAACTTGATGCAAGAATCAAGACAACCATAATGACCCCACCCGACAAAATGCAACTCGTTGAGAAAATGAGTAGTTATATTATGAATGAAACTAGGAGCATAGAGTTGAAGATCATGCCAGGCTATAATGGAAGAGACTCATTGAGGGGCTTCACTCAGTCATGGGATATAAATGATGAAGAATACATTATAGGGATTGAGGTAGTATGA
- a CDS encoding class I SAM-dependent methyltransferase encodes MEQECGEKTREIIEETAGFFRNIGRYRSTGWRNKWILKAVRGRVLDLGAGPGFYLWDLKAYGRVDNVVLLDLIYDAEWFKPELDEETIIVKGDMLSPPFKASSFDTVLMLASLHHIPYRECRLLVLRNVAKLLRSGGILVLTVWSPLEFKMPLEKRGDGFMLSSRDGKRFYYFYTLDELLKDVGEAGFTILERRYFIENPGKPSLTRNILVVAEKQATFQG; translated from the coding sequence ATGGAACAGGAGTGTGGTGAAAAAACCCGTGAAATAATAGAGGAGACAGCGGGTTTCTTCAGGAATATAGGGAGATACAGGAGTACTGGATGGAGGAATAAGTGGATACTGAAGGCTGTAAGAGGCAGAGTACTGGATCTCGGTGCTGGCCCTGGTTTTTACCTATGGGATCTCAAAGCCTATGGAAGAGTGGATAATGTGGTTTTACTGGACCTAATATACGATGCCGAGTGGTTTAAACCAGAGCTGGATGAAGAGACAATAATTGTTAAAGGAGACATGCTCTCACCTCCCTTCAAGGCTTCATCCTTTGACACTGTTCTAATGCTTGCATCACTACATCATATACCTTATAGAGAATGCAGGCTTCTAGTGCTTAGGAATGTTGCTAAGTTGCTGAGATCGGGCGGAATCCTCGTGCTAACGGTTTGGTCCCCCCTCGAGTTCAAGATGCCTCTTGAGAAGCGTGGCGACGGGTTTATGCTTTCATCAAGGGATGGAAAGCGTTTCTACTACTTCTACACCCTTGACGAGCTGTTAAAAGATGTAGGTGAAGCAGGCTTTACGATATTGGAGCGCAGGTATTTCATAGAGAACCCGGGTAAGCCTAGTTTAACAAGGAATATCCTCGTGGTGGCTGAAAAACAAGCTACTTTTCAAGGATGA
- a CDS encoding cytidine deaminase, with product MSVNINIEGLIDKAKSFLSNSYAPYSNIHVAAAVLTDKGNIYTGVNVENASYGLTICAERSAISAMVAAGERRPVAVAVVTDMDNPIPPCGACRQVIAEFNPKALIIMHSVKSGKTIVKNLEELFPQPFILEK from the coding sequence ATGAGTGTTAATATAAATATAGAGGGTTTAATCGATAAGGCAAAGTCATTTCTCAGTAATAGCTATGCACCCTATAGTAATATCCACGTTGCTGCAGCCGTCTTAACAGACAAAGGCAACATATATACCGGGGTAAACGTTGAGAACGCAAGCTATGGTTTAACAATATGTGCTGAGCGTTCAGCCATCTCAGCAATGGTTGCAGCTGGCGAAAGGAGACCTGTTGCTGTAGCTGTTGTAACAGACATGGATAACCCAATACCGCCATGCGGAGCATGTAGGCAGGTTATAGCAGAGTTTAATCCAAAGGCATTAATCATAATGCATAGCGTTAAATCAGGGAAGACAATTGTGAAAAACCTTGAAGAACTCTTCCCGCAACCATTCATCCTTGAAAAGTAG